The Deltaproteobacteria bacterium genome segment TTCTTTTTAGATATGACAGGCTTTACCCTATTTATCCTCCTGGTGGGCCGTCTCGGGACCGTCAATCTTGCGGCCACGAATATTGCCTTCAATATCAATACACTGGCCTTTATGCCCATGATCGGGTGCGGAATAGCCGTATCAGTGCTGGTTGGTCAGTATCTGGGAAGCGATCGGCCGGACCTCGCTGAGCGAAGCGCCTATTCCGGATTCCACCTGACCTTTCTCTACATGACGAGCATTGCCGCAGCATATGTGCTCGTGCCGGATCTCTTTGTGGCCCCCTTTGCCGCCCGGGCAAACCCTGAAGGGATTGCTGACATTTACGGGCTTGCCGTGATCCTTTTGCGATTCGTGGCGATCTACTCTGTTTTTGATACCATGAACATCATCTTCGCCTCTGCAATTAAAGGGGCTGGGGACACCCGCTTTGTCATGGTCATGATGTTGTTCATCCCGGTGTTTGCGCTGGTAATCCCCGCCTACGTGACCATTGTCCTGCTCGGATACGGCCTGATGGTTGCCTGGGTCATTGCGTCTATCTACGCCATCATCCTCGGTTTTGCGTTCTACTTTCGCTTCCGTGGTGGCAAGTGGAAGACCATGCGGGTGATCGAGCAGCCGAGGGGAGACCTGCTTCCTGAATAATCCGCACCTCCAGATGCCAAAGTTACGCCTTAATTGGAGGTTATCCCTTAACCCATAGAGATGCCCCTGTCCTTCTCCAAAACCGATCAAATTCATCTATCCATCCACAATATTGTATGCTAGAATAAAAAACAGGAGGGCCCAAAAAAGTAAAAAATAGGGGAAGTGTCCTTTATCTGACCGATGCAAGTTACGTGATATCGGGAATTATAGGATCATAAAAGGGCTGCTATCCTATGGCACTTAAAGGCAAACTTGAAACGTTTAATATTGGTAACCTCTTACAGTTGTTATCCCTTGACCAGAAGACCGGTGTTCTAAAAGTAAGTGATGGCGAAAGTAGAATCGAGATATTTATGAAAGATGGTGTTATTGTCTATGCCACGAGTTCACAAAAGGAGTTTCGCTTGGGTAATTTTTTGAAAGCCGAGGGAGTACTCTCCGATGAAGAACTCCAGGGATGTCTGCAAATAGCTCAAGAGAAAGGCCAGCAGTTGGGTAGGGTTTTAGTGGAACAAGGATATATTTCGGCGGATAGCTTGAAAAATTTTCTGCACTATCAAGCCAAGGAGATTTTATACAATCTATTCCTGTGGAAAACCGGAGAGTTCGAGTACAAGGATATACCTCTAAATGTTGAAGGGAAATTGATTATCCCGTTGAATACCACAGAGATTGTTATGGAAGCATCGCGGCGGATAGATGAATTGTCAACCATAACAAACCAGATTACGAGTGATAAACTGGTCTTCAAGATCTCAGAGAGAATGAGAGATACAGATGAAGTCAAACTCAATAAAAAAGAATGGCGCATCCTCTCCTTGATTGATGGCACTCGGACGGTGAGGCACGTGGTCAACGAGAGCGATTACGATAAGTTTTCGGTTTACAAAATCATATACTCATTGATGATGTCAGGGTTTTTAGAAAAAATTGGAGAAGTACACGAAAAAAAGAGAGATTTCGTTGATTATGTGGATGCTATGACTATCTTTAATGATGTTTTTCAGGTCATCCAGAATATCCTCAAAACTGAAATTGGAACTATGGCATTCACTATATTCGATGAATGCAAGGCTAAGTTGCCACCCAAACAAAAAAGACTTCTCAAGGGTTTCGACCTGAGGAAGGATGCCGACATTAACAGGCAGGCTATATTGGAAGCCATGAATGCCTTTAAAGACCTTCGTAAAGGAAGCATCTCTCTCCTCCATAGCTTCAATGCCCTTTTGCCAGCCATCTTAGAAAAAGAGGCTGAGATCCTTGGTTTACAAATCACCCGGGGAACAATGAAGGAAATCGAACTGATCCTCTCTTATGTGAAAAAATATCAGAAGGACTCGGCTGAAAAGATAAAGATTGCCAATGAGATTGAGAAGATTATAGCAGAGTTAAATCACAGGATTGAGGACAAAAAGGAAGCAAAGGGGTAAATAAAGGTAGGGCAGGAATCAATCATCAACCCATATATCCACCCTCAATATTTTAGAGGAACATAATACAGTCAAACACAGGAAACGACTAAAGTGGCTGCAGTAAGGAAAGCTTGCTGTAGTCCAGCACTCCTGCAAAGAGACCTATGTTCACCGGCTGCACCTCCGGGATCGCATCAAGCACCGGGTCCAGACAGGAGCTCGCTATGCGGCGGGTCCCATCCTTGGGGAAGAAGTAAAAAATACGGGAAGTGTCCCTAATCTAAATGCAGTCCAGACAGGTTTTGGAATATCTTGAGGATCTTGCTGAGAGGCTCGGTGTTGAGATTGTCTATGAAAAACTGGGAGAGGAAGAGTTTTTCGTCAGGGGAGGTCTGTGTAAGGTCAAAGGAACTTTTAAGATCTTTATAGACCGATCTAAACCAATGGAGGACCAAATAGAAATCCTGGCCCGAGCACTCTCTTCTTTCGACACAGAGGAGGTTTATCTTTTCCCCTATATCAGAGAAATCCTGGAGAAGGCCCGGAGGTCCTCGTGATATTCCCCTGATCTCTCTTTAACCCAATCAAGGTGAGGGATCGAGGTCTTGCAATGCAACAACCTCTTCACGAAAATTATAAAGAAGGAATGCTATAATGCAAGACCTGTTTCCATTTAGATCTTAAATGAAGTAACAAGAACACAGAGATGACGTGGAAACGATTCGTCAGCAGATGACCGACCTCTTGAGCAAAAAGGATATGAGCGCCAGGGAACTCTCCCAGGCGATGGGAATCCGGGAAAAAGAGGTCTATGAGCATCTTCCCCATATTGCACGCTCCGCAGCGGCCCAAAGGAAAAGGCTCATTATCCGACCCTTCCGGTGTCTGGCGTGTGGATATGTTTTTCAAGACCGCAAGCGCTTCACCCGCCCTGGACGCTGCCCGCATTGCAAAAGGTCGCACATTCAAGAGCCAACGTACCGGATCTGTTAGCGAATAAGTTGCATTGTTTGTCCTCTCTTACACCTACAACTCATCTCCATGGGACAAAGCATGGGAGCAACCACCTCAAGCTCTATTGGCTTCATCTCTAATCTCTCCCTGATAAGATTTGTGGGCACAACCCCTTTTAATATTAAAAACATAACCCTTGTTCCTTGCTTTGCAAGGTGTATACTCTGGGAAATTTTGCTTTGATCCTATGTAATCAAAGGGCTAAGAGACAGATTCTTACGGCTTGACCTGTTACCCCTGGTCCTATATCCATCCGTTAGGCCCATTGTTGATATGGGCTAAGTCGAGCGAAAGTGCCTGATGGCTGGAGGGACCTCTCTGCCTCTCGTTGGGGTCTCTTTTCTGCCAAACGTTAGAGTTACCTATCAGGGGGAGGGAAATAAGGCCTGAGTCACCTTTTTTACCATATCTACGCCTCTAACCTCATTTTCAAAAAGAGGAATCTCACCACAGACATTTTCAAAGGATTGATACACTTCTTCCCTATACCTGTCCTGCATTTTGATCCGGTTCAGTATGAATGGAGCGGAATCCTTTCCTATTTCAGATTTATCGATGACCTCGTTGATAATGACACCGCCTATTGGGATTCCAAAGTCCTCGAACC includes the following:
- a CDS encoding transcriptional regulator; translation: MTDLLSKKDMSARELSQAMGIREKEVYEHLPHIARSAAAQRKRLIIRPFRCLACGYVFQDRKRFTRPGRCPHCKRSHIQEPTYRIC
- a CDS encoding DUF4388 domain-containing protein; amino-acid sequence: MALKGKLETFNIGNLLQLLSLDQKTGVLKVSDGESRIEIFMKDGVIVYATSSQKEFRLGNFLKAEGVLSDEELQGCLQIAQEKGQQLGRVLVEQGYISADSLKNFLHYQAKEILYNLFLWKTGEFEYKDIPLNVEGKLIIPLNTTEIVMEASRRIDELSTITNQITSDKLVFKISERMRDTDEVKLNKKEWRILSLIDGTRTVRHVVNESDYDKFSVYKIIYSLMMSGFLEKIGEVHEKKRDFVDYVDAMTIFNDVFQVIQNILKTEIGTMAFTIFDECKAKLPPKQKRLLKGFDLRKDADINRQAILEAMNAFKDLRKGSISLLHSFNALLPAILEKEAEILGLQITRGTMKEIELILSYVKKYQKDSAEKIKIANEIEKIIAELNHRIEDKKEAKG